The Besnoitia besnoiti strain Bb-Ger1 chromosome Unknown contig00014, whole genome shotgun sequence genome contains a region encoding:
- a CDS encoding uncharacterized protein (encoded by transcript BESB_026090) — translation MSVSNLFASDPSGADDDWLLSAPRTDVSSSSPSTSFPPAASSPYPGPFPGAPGSQSASVPPALASAVPPVPSFPFRVANPFALAASSPAQVASSAGGDAASSPRPGTSAGRVSWSSCAGSAGLSPQMTEVPDPAAPADCGVSGDAAGLPREPQPGAGNSAHLQGSSGGAPPTPQDAPSAQSGCVQSPSGGTAPGAAQDGVLATTKSSSLGADGGRADAPNEVSVAHPGGVAGSTPYNDPSQGLAFTGKTPFSAPPPGAGEGDGSLEPSEPSLSRSSSSGHVPSTAGGEGAPTKGARDPALVSPLRNPFSASLNATGSQPGAQGGTSVDPPDSAAAAASPFEPFPVFRNPFSSRAASLHPDSSRACYAQSVSPPSSSSSLAPADYSAACPPVPDLALAPVNAPLPSAYSLAAASGEPSRPAPLVARELPWSTTSRGVSLSSEDREGSASPGDGGRNESAAGGVAAEDATEETLGVAGEGEEVANAAETPAAVAHPTRDSLASPEANYVLKRGVDAAGREAVPGESDLAQPRCAEVAAPAERASGELEEKAYGRVSAEKGSHDGGEAQSSSAGEPHGQTPAEDSRRPGERETLSSFSSSSATPCSLFTPAPEDVPLCGDATGDRAPVPTGEEVVASLGSASSVPENATLNAPSFPSERALTAHLATAESYPDCRQQPCPSQRDAMFALSDAAPSFCRSETDAVMEFARASAAAAPEDEGSFAAASPSFLVDAREAEKAAAGDPLFLFRDDDASDSVFSLAAVSEFLGPVSAPPAGRTAREPGLEPEQSGASRESPDERAGLGAEATPPPSIQGFTSSTLPEGGLGEKSFLRVTDGEGVRVVAPETRDDVPRGEELRAANGATEAANASAEEGDCSSSCDAAGDSVFPVGPRTEEGAGGTGAPLESATPWSGVAPVQSGTGEGRRGAADAGALQSPLPPAAEMDFSSLLRNPLSSASPSPPTSAFPLAAPAPAKVSPVAEATGPKTVISTPLGGQPEVPVVRRAPEGEQAAAPSFPPRSDIPIPPSLPVAPPAWLRIPSAFGSKKEPLRPDLAETAGPSVPAAPPAVQQIAPPAAAAPAVLERPSPSPQRPASGSPAKLAEAAVQQGQSVAAGSLPVCPPAPAHAAPAPGDPSMCRVEADAATAQAEGVPPRAQHPVGARGAPVALGWGGFMLLGTPENSRLSELPLADALARSRTPPPGARGPAAGGQRASLFMETVAAFPGPLGAPHRKTTAALARYFERVVDAMMRQASADGEEGMRPAGGAAPACRTHVGASPAREGAAAGARLEVCGLWAFLLLSLQQEEQRSPSGGAAKASPGRLVLPPVSSLFPLPEMSASIQAAEDRLALAAPSRAAEKAEERPARDAAIDLICRRVCRGDVRGAFDAALREKMCDHALALGNVLSSDAVNEALQALSIQLVSPGAEAEKQCPHASAGAGGIHSSAGETHPARGRRADQAAGSEGAAATALGPRWRRAVAALYSVVGQETKALTFDAEAVEVWYPTVALVSRFAGLVHPTAQRLLLSLSQALAEQGDASRPPCASSPPSASRYRHASQLCALLAGKTVVPSSLLPGLERQGAPDGNLLCIGGNPIEELILTETFEYLQRLYDPQFMFPQLIPAKIRYALCLADLGLLQQAHSYCSLAASFLRALPQAQVPADLRQELREAQQKVETLQQSGRFATLGAQLASTYKHAFASTPDSLEAPSQQTLTQHHPSALTPASASPQARAAARPLDSADARRDDGRKDEGGLSLASVVGGGWLGGMIGGLKKALSAEERNVGVENAYYYDHVQKRWRERGREHEEEPLPADGAATGSSDSPAGGAVSPPPPSLPPPPGGDTKPAGTRAGADKRNRYVDVFSSNSTSGAGQRKPGGTVPVPVMAPGLYGAPAAAPATPMPASSSLLKHPFGAARPQHSPDLRADASAAASLVALGDHAFPAQEPRPSPFATPFASSEGSPGFPPGLGAFAGSAASPPPTSAFPSGRSARVLAPGSNCQNVTPSSFPPSAAGAPAAPAFVSSATGPGHTGDSQPPASGVASPPPATSSPVPTSPFGSRPGSATAPPTAPPSTAPFSSPAFAAADPFAPCGSSYPPPGPLPPTAPFAAKALPPQPTGQAPAASPFPSPAPLPTAASVPQLAAHPFAPDSCAASLGGAVQYNGQPSASTGAWVPPSPASACPSPFFSPTPEAGKAATPVVGESAQAPGALWAQEGDRGHTALAGGTLAGGSGVRATPGRREIHW, via the exons ATGTCGGTTTCGAATCTCTTTGCCTCTGACCCCtcgggcgccgacgacgattGGTTGctttcggcgccgcgaacggacgtttcttcctcctctccgtcaACTTCGTTCCCACCAGCTGCCTCCTCCCCGTATCCTGGGCCTTTTCCTGGCGCCCCAGGCTCCCAGTCGGCCTCTGTCCCCCCTGCGCTTGCCTCCGCTGTCCCGCCTGTCCCTTCTTTCCCGTTCCGCGTGGCGAACCcgttcgccctcgcggcctcctcacCGGCGCAGGTCGCTTCGTCCGCCGGTGGAGatgccgcgtcgtctcctcgtccaGGAACCTCTGCGGGCAGGGTCTCTTGGTCGTCTTGCGCCGGTTCTGCGGGCCTGTCCCCCCAGATGACAGAGGTCCCCGACCCCGCCGCTCCTGCGGACTGCGGCGTGagtggagacgccgcaggacttcctcgcgagccgcagccgggCGCCGGCAACTCTGCGCACCTTCAGGGCTCCAGCGGCGGTGCGCCTCCAACTCCGCAGgacgcgccttccgcccAAAGTGGCTGCGTGCAATCGCCGTCTGGCGGGACGGCAcctggcgcagcgcaggACGGTGTATTGGCGACCACGAAGAGCTCCTCCCTGGgggcagacggcggcaggGCTGACGCTCCGAACGAGGTGTCTGTCGCGCACCCGGGGGGCGTAGCGGGCTCCACCCCTTACAACGACCCTTCCCAAGGACTGGCATTCACGGGCAAGACCCCGTTCTCGGCACCGCCCCCCGGCGCCGGAGAAGGGGACGGCTCCCTGGAGCCGTCGGAgccctctctttctcgctcgtcgtcgtcagGCCACGTGCCTTCCACCGCCGGAGGGGAGGGTGCACCGACGAAGGGTGCGCGCGACCCCGCTCTCGTGTCTCCTCTAAGAAACCCCTTCTCGGCTTCGCTGAACGCGACTGGCAGCCAGCCAGGTGCCCAGGGCGGCACATCCGTGGACCCACCGGactctgctgccgctgccgcatctCCCTTCGAACCCTTTCCTGTCTTCCGCAAtcctttctcttcgcgcgcggcgtcgttGCATCCGGATTCGTCTCGTGCGTGTTACGCTCAGAGtgtttcgcctccttcgtcttcctcctcgctcgcgcccgctgaCTACTCGGCAGCATGCCCTCCCGTCCCTGATCTGGCGCTGGCGCCCGTCAACGCGCCACTACCTTCTGCGTATTcgttggcggcggcgagcggcgagcccTCTCGACCGGCACCTTTGGTCGCCCGCGAGCTGCCCTGGTCTACGACAAGCCGAGGAGTGTCTCTGTCCAGCGAAGACAGGGAGGGAAGCGCGAGTCCCGGTGACGGCGGACGCAACGAAtccgccgcggggggcgtggccgcggaggatgcgacagaggagaccctcggcgtcgcgggggagggcgaggaggtcgCGAACGCCGCGGAAACGCCCGCTGCCGTTGCGCACCCGACGCGGGACTCGCTCGCCTCACCCGAAGCGAACTACGTTCTGAAGCGTGGAGTCGACGCGGCTGGACGCGAGGCTGTGCCTGGAGAGAGTGACCTCGCGCAACCCCGCTGTGCAGAGGTGGCGGCTcctgcggagagagcgagtgGAGAACTAGAAGAAAAGGCATACGGGCGTGtcagcgcagagaagggaaGCCACGACGGAGGGGAGGcgcagagcagcagcgccggtgAACCGCACGGACAGACGCCGGCAGAAGACTCGCGCCGGCCAGGAGAACGCGAgactctctcctctttctcgtcttcctccgcgactCCGTGTTCGCTCTTCACTCCCGCTCCTGAGGATGTGCCTCTGTGTGGGGACGCTACAGGGGACAGGGCGCCTGTCCCCACGGGCGAAGAGGTTGTCGCTTCATTGGGGAGCGCGAGTTCAGTGCCTGAAAACGCAACTCTGAACGCGCCGTCGTTTCCGTCTGAAAGGGCGTTGACTGCGCAcctcgcgacggcggagtCTTACCCCGACTGCAGACAGCAGCCGTGCCCGTCACAGAGGGACGCGATGTTCGCTCTGAGTGAtgcggcgccttctttctGCCGCTCAGAGACCGACGCCGTGATGGAGTttgcgcgtgcgtctgcggcggctgcgccggaggacgagggcagcttcgcagctgcttctccgtcGTTCCTCGTGgacgcacgcgaggcagagaaggccgccgcaggggaccctctgtttctgtttcgagacgacgacgcctcaGACAGCGTGTTCAGTCTGGCCGCTGTCTCCGAGTTCCTCGGCCCTGTCTCTGCCCCGCCTGCGGGCCGaaccgcgcgcgagccaggCCTGGAGCCTGAGCAGAGCGGCGCTTCGAGAGAGAGCCCTGACGAAAGAGCTGGGCTAGGAGCCGAGGCAACCCCTCCGCCAAGCATCCAGGGCTTCACTTCTTCCACTTTGCCAGAGGGCGGCCTGGGCGAGAAGAGCTTTCTGCGGGTGACAGACGGAGAGGGGGTGCGGGTCGTCGCGCCGGAAACACGAGACGACgtcccgcgaggcgaagaactCAGGGCCGCGAACGGCGCTACTGAAGCAGCGAACGCTTCTGCAGAAGAGGGGGACTGCTCGTCTTCATGCGATGCCGCTGGCGACTCTGTCTTCCCCGTCGGGCCTCGGactgaagaaggcgcgggggggaCTGGAGCGCCCCTGGAGAGCGCGACCCCGTGGAGTGGAGTTGCACCGGTGCAGAGCGGGACGGGTGAAGGACGTCggggcgccgcggatgcCGGCGCCCTTCagtctcccctccccccggcGGCTGAGATGGATTTCTCGTCTTTGCTTCGAAATCCACTTTCGTCAGCTTCTCCGTCCCCTCCCACCTCCGCGTTTCCCCTTGCGGCGCCAGCCCCAGCCAAGGTGTCTCCGGTTGCCGAAGCTACCGGGCCGAAGACTGTGATCTCGACCCCCTTGGGGGGACAGCCGGAAGTTCCTGTCGTACGACGAGCTCCAGAGGGCGAgcaagctgcggcgccctcctttcctcctcgctcggaTATCCCCATTCCTCCTTCCCTCCCTGTCGCCCCGCCTGCCTGGCTTCGAATCCCCTCGGCTTTCGGCTCCAAAAAGGAGCCGCTGCGACCCGACCTTGCGGAGACAGCTGGCCCAAGCGTCCCTGCGGCTCCACCGGCCGTCCAGCAGAtcgcgccccccgccgccgccgcaccggcCGTTCTCGagcggccgtcgccctcgccgcagcggcccgcGTCCGGCTCTCCGGCGAAGCTCGCAGAGGCAGCCGTGCAGCAGGGCCAGAGTGTTGCTGCAGGTTCGCTTCCTGTCtgccctccggcgccggcgcacgcagctCCAGCGCCCGGTGACCCGAGCATGTGTCGCGTCGAGGCAgatgcagcgacggcgcaggcggaaggCGTGCCACCTCGAGCGCAGCACCCTGTGGGTGCGCGGGGCGCGCCCGTGGCTCTTGGATGGGGCGGCTTCATGCTGCTGGGGACTCCAGAGAACTCGCGACTGTCTGAACTCCCTCTCGCagacgcgctggcgcggagccgcacgccgccgccgggtgCACGCGGCCCGGCTGCGGGGGGACAGCGGGCCTCTCTTTTCATGGAGACGGTCGCGGCGTTCCCGGGGCCTTTGGGGGCACCACACCGGAAGACCACagccgcgctggcgcggtATTTTGAGAGGGTCGTGGACGCCATGATGCGGCAGGCTTCGGCCGACGGGGAGGAAGGCATGCgccctgcgggcggcgctgcgccggcgtgccGAACGCACgtgggcgcgtcgccggcgcgggagggcgcggccgcaggtgCGCGGCTGGAGGTGTGCGGCCTGTGGGCTTTTTTGTTGCTTTCTCTTCAGCAAGAAGAGCAGAGAAGCCCATccgggggggcggcgaaggcctcgcctGGGCGCCTGGTCTTGCCgccggtctcctcgctctttcCTCTTCCGGAGATGAGCGCGTCGATTCAAGCGGCGGAAGACCGcttggcgctcgcggctccctcgcgcgcggcagagaaggcggaggagcggccCGCGAGAGATGCTGCGATAGACCTCATCTGCcggcgcgtgtgcagagGAGATGTGAGAGGCGCCTTCGATGCGGCGCTTAGGGAGAAGATGTGCGACCACGCTCTCGCCCTGGGGAATGTACTCAGCAGCGACGCTGTCAATGAGGCCCTTCAGGCGCTCTCCATCCAACTGGTTTCTCCGGGGGCAGAGGCCGAGAAGCAGTGCCCACACGCCAGCGCAGGAGCAGGGGGAATCCACAGCAGCGCTGGAGAGACGCACCCCGCACGgggcaggcgcgcagaccAAGCAGCTGggagcgagggcgccgcggcgaccgcgctaGGGCCCAGATGGAGGCGAGCTGTCGCTGCGCTGTATAGCGTAGTGGGACAAGAAACGAAGGCGCTCACGTTCGATGCAG AGGCTGTGGAGGTCTGGTACCCGACGGTCGCGCTGGTCTCCAGGTTCGCCGGCCTCGTCCACCCTACGGCacagcgtctccttctctcaCTCAGTCAAGCGCTCGCCGAGCAGGGAGATGCCTCGCGTCCcccctgcgcgtcgtcgccaccTTCCGCGAGTCGGTATCGCCACGCCTCTCAGCTGTGTGCGTTGCTGGCTGGAAAGACCGTCGtgccttcctcgcttctcCCGGGGCTCGAGCGACAAGGCGCCCCTGATGGGAATCTCCTTTGCATCGGCGGCAACCCGATTGAGGAACTCATTCTGACAGAGACGTTCGAGTACCTCCAGCGCCTCTATGACCCCCAG TTCATGTTTCCGCAGCTTATCCCGGCGAAGATTCGGTAcgcgctctgcctcgccgacTTGGGACTCCTGCAGCAA GCCCACAGCTACTGCAGCCTGGCGGCCTCTTTCCTccgggcgctgccgcaggcacAGGTGCCTGCGGACCTCCGTCAGGAGCTACGAGAGGCTCAACAGAAAGtcgagacgctgcagcagagcggcCGCTTCGCGACGCTGGGGGCCCAGCTGGCGTCAACCTATAAACACGCTTTCGCCTCGACGCCAGACAGCCTGGAAGCGCCTTCCCAGCAGACGCTCACTCAGCATCATCCGTCTGCGCTCACGCCGgcttcggcgtctcctcaagcgcgcgcagccgcaaggCCGCTGGACAGCGCGGACGCCAGGAGAGACGACGGAAGAAAGGACGAGGGCGGCCTGTCTCTGGCCTCCGTCGTGGGCGGTGGCTGGCTTGGAGGCATGATCGGCGGACTCAAGAAGGCGCTGAGTGCGGAGGAAAGGAACGTCGGCGTGGAGAACGCATACTACTATGACCATGTGCAGAAAAGGTGGCGGGAGCGAG GTCGCGAGCACGAGGAGGAGCCCCTTccggccgacggcgccgccacaGGCTCGTCGGACTCGCCAGCCGGCGGTGCGGTCtcacctccgccgccgtctctcccgcctcctcccggAGGCGACACGAAGCCCGCGGGgacgcgggcgggcgcggacaAGCGCAATCGCTACGTCGACGTGTTCAGCTCAAATTCCACCTCTGGAGCCGGACAAAGAAAGCCTGGAGGGACTGTACCTGTGCCCGTCATGGCTCCGGGGCTCTAcggggcgcctgcagcggccccGGCAACGCCCATGCCGGCTTCCTCGAGCCTGCTCAAGCACCCGtttggcgccgcgcggccgcagcactCTCCTGACTTGCGCGCCGACGCAAGCGCCGCTGCCAGCCTGGTCGCCCTCGGGGATCACGCTTTCCCTGCGCAGGAGCCGCGTCCGTCGCCTTTCGCAACGccgttcgcgtcttctgAAGGCTCGCCGGGCTTTCCGCCAGGGCTGGGCGCGttcgcgggctccgcggcttcgccgccgccgactaGCGCCTTCCCATCAGGGCGAAGCGCACGGGTGCTTGCGCCCGGTTCCAACTGTCAGAATGTGACACCGTCGAGTTTCCCTCCTTCCGCAGCCGGAGCCCCAGCGGCACCTGCCTTTGTTAGTTCAGCGACTGGCCCCGGACACACTGGGGATTCTCAGCCTCCTGCAagcggcgtcgcgtcgcctccgcctgccaCCAGCTCGCCCGTCCCCACGTCGCCCTTCGGCTCTCGGCCGGGCTCTGCGACAGCCCCCCCCaccgcgcctccctcgacAGCTCCTTTCTCGTCCCCAGCTTTCGCTGCGGCAGACCCTTTCGCGCCTTGTGGATCCTCTTATCCCCCGCCGGGCCCCTTGCCCCCGACTGCACCCTTCGCCGCAAAGGCCCTGCCCCCTCAGCCAACGGGGCAAGCCCCTGCAGCGAGCCCTTtcccttcgcctgcgcccctCCCCACAGCGGCCTCTGTCCCCCAGCTGGCCGCACACCCGTTTGCTCCAGACTCGTGCGCTGCGAGCCTTGGAGGGGCGGTGCAATATAACGGGCAGCCAAGCGCCTCTACAGGGGCTTGGGTTCCTCCGTccccggcgtctgcgtgcccgtcgcccttcttctcgccgacACCGGAAGCCGGAAAGGCTGCGACGCCGGTTGTCGGCGAAagtgcgcaggcgcccgggGCGTTGTGGGCtcaggaaggagacagaggacacACGGCTCTCGCAGGAGGCACTTTGGCTGGGGGCTCAGGGGTCAGGGCAACTCCGGGACGAAGAGAGATACACTGGTAG
- a CDS encoding uncharacterized protein (encoded by transcript BESB_026100), whose product MPAPSARAVCTPESSSRSPLPDFLAGDSEELSVQVSALGCIGGSEDRRARTEDKTRDEVFSGCREEAPASTASSPSRGVRQDEENGNAQVAAPAPGGCGGRAPSPPALFRQNPGGKRARMTLTQTGRDEQQGVATDSANRAVAKRGRAHAARHAQRRSDASEERKGRREVETQNQKETSDAASEVCKQNAATPSPLPHPAIPLREMEGCRRSATSSRPAARAEAARQPRGSLAGADSPVARPKEGRCAESDEASHRGCQARPGTDDDLGQRDSEQEQPSEEKEALSCASAQARASSEALAASASSAGPATAAVTEGSLADMGRKREREGAVGEREGAVGEREPRQPNGTTSGAAEGRARREGRHTEAEARSDEAAAGSEEGGAPTPRPRAQNAVGPAPGVCPRPQGSGDRRRQSRDRRESESGRAGDSDPERGDRARNAAVASERAETEEQVEDGHSSCWRGGIDGRAGHAARAESSAGEGDCEDGDSPEEQRPAARLRNPRAPTRPARGEARRAQAAPPGAEEMAKANRRGVETGKSSHIRDRSLHMPAPDAAEIVGREQGAGEAGNVTPESAAASLDSGEEHEAQTRDGARAREQEEEEASDGRRAVKDRVGGGTDQERTESQDHESDDGGSFALMRESEQDLLPPRSPQSSRGRVPRLSLEVLRASEEDCARDSSSSSSRSARLWVESDDASRDEGGCLSAHQRDEEETAGAEREETAHDEPCVLSSFASVEAVLRIAGKVSFECLASFCCDYLRQLNLHLRSMREVSLQREKKLAALLTRRDARTSPRFRASSSGSVSSPSLPASPPSSRSSGDGGCPHDAGPQRRRRQRRRAARSPRRGAGARGDRRGESEDEHSEISVADEMPATDARGENGRASRAGGRRRAVWVGAAFERLKRERLSRLLNVQRCCQECTEPVLQVLSVAYLVRLFLWSRDAHPDGRAFPVSPETLAMLIEALDAHRLLLVRLYKIQFPSLDLAVSSLALLYSQSVAVQRILPVLLGLFRSEFGDSAASLVLHVRPARPLPKGGGRAAASPPPLQTGGGLRHRAPEEPGESSARPPSFSAAARRRRRLGRCVRGPAGRSGVSFLALF is encoded by the coding sequence ATGCCGGCTccttccgctcgcgctgTATGTACGCCTGAGTCTTCCTCTCGTTCGCCTCTGCCGGATTTTCTTGCCGGGGATTCCGAGGAGTTGTCTGTTCAAGTCTCGGCACTCGGCTGCATCGGGGGGAGCGAAGATCGGCGTGCACGCACAGAGGACAAAACAAGGGACGAGGTGTTTTCTGGGTGCCGCGAAGAGGCACCCGCGTCCACCGCCTCTAGCCCCTCGCGCGGAGTGAGACAAGACGAAGAGAATGGAAACGCGCAAGTcgccgctccagcgccgggaggttgcggcggccgcgctccttcgccccCCGCGCTTTTTCGGCAGAACCCaggaggaaagcgagcgaGAATGACGCTGACGCAAACGGGACGCGATGAGCAGCAAGGAGTCGCGACAGATAGCGCAAATCGGGCCGTAGCTAAACGGGGTCGCGCTCACGCAGCCCGCCACGCGCAacggcgaagcgacgcaagcgaagagcggaagggacgcagagaggtggagacgcagaacCAGAAGGAGACATCtgacgcagcgagcgaggtATGCAAACAAAATGCGGCGACACCCTCGCCCCTACCGCATCCGGCGATCCCCTTGCGGGAGATGGagggctgccggcgctccgcgacttcctcgcggccggcagccagggcggaggcggccagacagccgcgggggagtctcgccggcgcggattCGCCGGTCGCGCGGCCGAAGGAAGGCAGATGCGCGGAAAGCGACGAGGCATCCCACCGGGGCTGCCAGGCTCGACCGGGGACAGACGACGACCTGGGTcagcgagacagcgagcAAGAGCAACCtagcgaggagaaggaggcacTCAGCTGCGCGAGTGCGCAGGCAAGGGCCTCCAGCGAGGCCTtggctgcctctgcgtcgagcgcgggcccagcgaccgccgcggtTACCGAGGGCAGCCTTGCCGATATGGGaaggaagagggagagagagggcgcggttggtgagagagagggcgcggttggggagagagagccgcgccagCCGAACGGGAcgacgagcggcgcggcagaaggaagggctcggcgagaagggagacacacagaggcagaagcgaggtctgacgaggcggccgcggggagcgaggagggcggcgcgccgacccCGAGGCCCCGCGCCCAGAACGCTGTGGGGCCCGCGCCGGGCGTTTGTCCGCGCCCACAAGGGTCTGGAgaccgcaggcggcagagtcGCGACCGACGCGAATCCGAATCTGGCAGGGCGGGGGACTCAGACCCCGAACGCGGGGACAGGGCAAGAAATGCAGCCGTCGCTTcagagagagcagagacggaggagCAGGTCGAAGACGGTCATTCTTCTTGCTGGCGAGGCGGCATCGACGGCAGAGCGGGTCACGCAGCGCGGGCAGAAAGCTCTGCGGGGGAGGGCGACTGCGAGGACGGGGACTCGCCTGAAGAACAGAGACCTGCGGCACGGCTCCGGAATCCCCGCGCCCCCACGAggccagcgcgaggcgaagccaggcgagcgcaggcggcgccgccgggcgccgaAGAGATGGCGAAAGCGAACAGGAGGGGAGTGGAGACCGGTAAGAGCAGTCACATAAGAGACAGGTCGCTTCATATGCCGGcacccgacgccgcggagattGTTGGGAGAGAACAAGGTGCTGGGGAAGCGGGCAACGTGACTCCagagtcggcggcggcgtctctcgacagcggagaagagcatgaggcgcagacacgagatggcgcccgcgcgcgcgaacaagaggaagaagaggccagCGACGGGCGCCGGGCAGTGAAAGACCGAGTAGGGGGTGGAACCGACCAGGAGAGGACGGAAAGCCAAGACCATGAGAGTGATGACGGCGGCTCTTTTGCGCTCatgcgagagagcgagcagGATTTGCTTCCGCCACGCAGTCCGCAGAGTTCGAGAGGCAGAGTTCCACGCCTGTCTCTTGAGGTTCTGCGTGCTTCTGAGGAAGATTGCGCCCGCgattcttcttcgtcctcctcgaggTCGGCGCGCCTTTGGgtagagagcgacgacgcctcaCGGGACGAGGGAGggtgcctctccgcgcaccaaagagacgaagaggagaccgccggcgcggagagagaagaaacggcTCACGACGAACCCTGTGTCCTCTCGTCCTTCGCATCCGTGGAGGCCGTCCTTCGAATTGCGGGGAAGGTCTCGTTCGAGTGTCTCGCGTCGTTTTGCTGCGACTACCTCCGCCAGCTGAATCTGCATCTCCGCTCCATGCGTGAGGTCTCCctccagcgcgagaagaagctcgCAGCCCTGCTGACGCGTCGAGACGCGCGCAcgtctcctcgctttcgcgcgtcctcctcgggatccgtctcctcgccctcgctccctgcctctccaccgtcttctcgctcgagcggagacggcggctgCCCACACGACGCggggccgcagcggcggcgaaggcagcgacgccgggcGGCACGCAgcccgaggcgaggcgcgggggccAGAGGGGACAGGCGGGGGGAAAGCGAGGACGAGCATAGCGAAATTTCCGTTGCGGACGAGATGCCGGCTACAGATGCAAGAGGCGAGAACGGAAGAGCGTCTAGGGCCGGTGGCAGACGCAGGGCGGTCTGGGTGGGCGCTGCGTTTGAGCGTCTGAAGCGAGAGCGTCTGTCTCGTCTGCTGAATGTCCAGCGTTGCTGTCAAGAGTGCACGGAGCCTGTGCTTCAGGTGTTGTCTGTCGCGTACCTCGTGCGTCTGTTTCTCTggagccgcgacgcgcatCCGGACGGGCGCGCGTTTCCCGTCTCGCCGGAGACACTCGCGATGCTCATCGAGGCCCTCGACGCGCACAGGCTGCTCCTCGTGCGCCTCTACAAAATCCAGTTTCCGTCGCTGGATCTCGCGGTCTCTTCCCTCGCGCTGTTGTACTCGCAGAGCGTCGCAGTGCAACGCATTCTTCCAGTTCTACTTGGCCTCTTCCGCTCTGAGTTTGGTGACTCAGCAGCCTCGCTCGTGCTGCACGTccgcccggcgcgcccgcttccgaagggggggggcagggccgcggcttctcccccccccctacaGACTGGAGGGGGACTACGACACCGAGCTCCTGAGGAGCCCGGCGAGTCCTCCGCACGCCCCCCCTCcttttccgcggcggcgcgcagacgcaggcgcctcggccgATGCGTCCGGGGGCCGGCTGGGCGaagcggcgtctccttcctcgcgttGTTCTGA